A genomic segment from Paenibacillus sp. FSL K6-1096 encodes:
- a CDS encoding class I SAM-dependent methyltransferase encodes MGFLSVLSFAHKLTAERLAAGGRAIDATVGTGADTLFLAKAAGPRGGVYGFDIQHAALALAGERLRLAREAAPAALAPVTLLQQSHAAMLEAVPPDYRGTVSAVMFNLGYLPAGDADKTIITEPESTLAALQAALALLRPGGIITAVLYPGHEGGGQEAAAVEAWAAGLAQQDAQSIVYRQLQRASAPYVVAVEKRQGAEQAGFSRK; translated from the coding sequence ATGGGCTTCCTCTCTGTGCTCAGCTTCGCCCATAAGCTCACCGCAGAGCGCCTCGCTGCCGGCGGGCGGGCCATCGACGCCACCGTGGGTACCGGCGCCGACACCCTGTTCCTCGCCAAGGCGGCCGGGCCGCGCGGCGGGGTATACGGCTTCGACATCCAGCACGCGGCGCTGGCTCTTGCCGGAGAGCGCCTGCGGCTGGCCCGGGAGGCAGCGCCGGCCGCGCTCGCTCCCGTAACCCTGCTGCAGCAGAGCCATGCAGCAATGCTTGAAGCCGTTCCGCCGGACTATCGCGGAACGGTCTCGGCGGTGATGTTCAACCTCGGCTATCTGCCTGCGGGCGATGCCGACAAGACCATCATCACCGAGCCGGAGAGCACGCTGGCCGCGCTTCAGGCGGCGCTTGCGCTGCTGCGCCCCGGCGGGATCATCACGGCCGTGCTGTATCCCGGCCATGAAGGCGGCGGCCAGGAAGCCGCCGCTGTCGAAGCCTGGGCCGCCGGACTGGCCCAGCAGGATGCGCAGTCTATCGTGTACCGCCAGCTCCAGCGTGCATCCGCCCCTTATGTGGTGGCCGTTGAGAAGCGGCAGGGCGCGGAACAGGC
- a CDS encoding TIGR01212 family radical SAM protein (This family includes YhcC from E. coli K-12, an uncharacterized radical SAM protein.) has translation MSNLLQTSSPLLWGDKRFHTWNYEMRSQMDAKVFKVMLDAGFTCPNRDGSIAKGGCTFCSARGSGDFAGSRRDDLVTQFNHVRDRQHLKWPNAKYIGYFQAYTNTYAPVEELREYYEVILQQPGVVGLSIATRPDCLPDDVVEYLAELNQRTYLWVEMGLQTIHQSTSDLINRAHDTACYTEAVAKLRRHGIRVCTHIIHGLPQETHEMMLETVSAVAGMGVQGIKIHLLHLMRKTPMVKQYEAGLLRFLEQDEYVRLIADSLEILPPDMIVHRLTGDAPREALIGPLWSLKKWEVLNAIDQELVARDTWQGKYWRKR, from the coding sequence ATGTCCAATCTTTTACAGACCTCCTCTCCGCTCCTGTGGGGGGATAAACGTTTCCATACCTGGAATTATGAAATGCGCAGCCAGATGGACGCCAAAGTGTTCAAGGTCATGCTTGATGCGGGCTTCACCTGCCCGAACCGGGACGGTTCGATTGCCAAGGGCGGCTGTACCTTCTGCAGTGCCCGGGGGTCCGGCGACTTCGCCGGAAGCCGCAGGGACGATCTGGTGACCCAATTCAACCATGTGCGTGACCGCCAGCATCTGAAATGGCCGAACGCCAAATATATCGGCTATTTCCAGGCCTACACCAACACATATGCCCCGGTCGAGGAACTGCGTGAATATTATGAAGTCATCCTTCAGCAGCCAGGGGTTGTGGGACTTTCCATTGCCACCCGCCCGGACTGCCTGCCGGATGATGTCGTCGAGTATCTGGCAGAGCTGAACCAGCGCACCTACCTGTGGGTGGAGATGGGACTGCAGACGATCCATCAGTCCACTTCGGACCTGATCAACCGGGCGCATGATACCGCCTGTTATACGGAAGCTGTCGCCAAGCTCCGCCGCCACGGCATCCGGGTCTGCACCCACATCATTCACGGCCTCCCGCAGGAGACGCATGAGATGATGCTGGAGACGGTATCGGCTGTAGCGGGTATGGGCGTACAGGGCATCAAGATCCACCTGCTGCACCTCATGCGCAAAACGCCGATGGTCAAGCAGTACGAAGCCGGCCTGCTTCGGTTCCTGGAGCAGGACGAGTATGTAAGACTCATTGCCGACTCGCTGGAGATCCTGCCGCCGGACATGATTGTCCACCGCCTGACCGGCGATGCCCCGCGCGAAGCGCTGATCGGCCCGCTATGGAGCCTCAAGAAATGGGAAGTGCTGAATGCCATTGACCAGGAGTTGGTTGCCCGGGACACCTGGCAGGGTAAATACTGGAGGAAGCGCTGA
- the trmB gene encoding tRNA (guanosine(46)-N7)-methyltransferase TrmB, with translation MRLRGRKGIRESLEQQTDLVILEPRNLKGRWSELFGNDHPIHVEFGMGKGQFISQMSFKYPEINFIGVDMYDELVRRAAEKARNVWEPAGEETPPNVRVALANIDYAEEVFAPGELGRIYLNFSDPWPKSKHARRRLTHPRFLDKYRGLLGPEGEIHLKTDSRSLFEFSLNAFADFGLQMKNISLDLHEGGVINEAHVMTEYETKFYNRGVNIHRCEAIVGEEALKQYQATRLDKYRL, from the coding sequence ATGCGTTTACGCGGAAGAAAAGGAATACGTGAAAGTCTTGAGCAGCAGACCGATCTGGTCATCCTCGAACCACGCAATCTGAAGGGCCGGTGGTCAGAGCTGTTCGGCAACGACCATCCGATCCATGTGGAGTTCGGAATGGGCAAGGGCCAATTTATTAGCCAGATGAGCTTCAAATATCCGGAGATTAATTTCATCGGCGTCGATATGTATGATGAGCTGGTCCGGCGCGCCGCCGAGAAGGCCCGGAATGTATGGGAGCCTGCCGGGGAAGAGACGCCCCCGAATGTCCGGGTTGCGCTGGCGAATATCGATTATGCGGAAGAGGTCTTTGCCCCGGGGGAGCTGGGCCGGATCTACCTGAATTTCAGTGATCCCTGGCCCAAGAGCAAGCATGCCCGCCGCCGCCTGACCCATCCGAGATTCCTGGACAAGTACCGGGGGCTGCTCGGACCGGAGGGCGAGATCCATCTGAAGACTGATTCCCGCAGCCTGTTCGAGTTCTCGCTTAACGCTTTTGCCGACTTCGGCCTGCAGATGAAGAATATCTCGCTCGATCTGCATGAGGGCGGCGTGATTAATGAAGCTCATGTGATGACCGAATACGAGACGAAGTTCTACAACCGCGGTGTGAATATACACCGCTGTGAGGCCATAGTGGGGGAAGAGGCGCTGAAGCAATATCAGGCCACCCGGCTGGACAAGTACCGCCTGTAG